In Jejubacter calystegiae, the following are encoded in one genomic region:
- a CDS encoding phage major capsid protein, P2 family: MQLNAKAREFLNQYHAGLCSSYDQQDAGRWFALTDPKETQLRDALLESADFLKMLTVADVDQLQGQVVPVGGSGLYTGRVADGRFRKKVGVSGNDYKLVETDSCAALTWQLLSVWANAGDENEFFQRVQEFTNLSFALDMLRIGFNGTSVADTTDPVANPNGEDVNKGWHQIVKEWKEGQQIITDPVVLDGDGKGDYVSLDAMASDLINSKIPAQYRSDPRLVVLVGSDLVAAESFRLYQKADRPTEKIAAQLLSDSIAGRTAYVPPFMPGKRMIVTTLPNLHIYTQRGTRQRKAEFVEDRKQYENKYLRNEGYAVEYPELYAAIDESAVTIGAPVPPPEE, from the coding sequence ATGCAGTTAAATGCAAAAGCCCGCGAGTTTCTGAACCAGTATCACGCGGGTCTGTGCAGCTCCTACGACCAGCAGGACGCGGGTCGATGGTTTGCGCTGACTGACCCCAAAGAAACGCAGTTGCGTGACGCGCTGCTGGAGTCTGCCGACTTTCTCAAGATGCTGACCGTTGCTGATGTTGATCAGCTTCAGGGGCAGGTGGTGCCGGTGGGTGGCTCTGGCCTGTATACCGGGCGTGTGGCTGATGGGCGTTTTCGCAAAAAGGTGGGCGTTAGCGGCAACGATTACAAGCTGGTCGAAACCGATTCCTGTGCCGCGCTGACGTGGCAATTGCTGTCGGTGTGGGCGAACGCCGGGGATGAAAACGAGTTTTTCCAGCGTGTCCAGGAGTTCACCAATCTGTCGTTTGCGCTGGATATGCTGCGTATTGGTTTTAACGGAACCAGCGTTGCAGATACCACCGATCCGGTGGCAAACCCCAACGGAGAGGACGTTAACAAAGGCTGGCATCAAATCGTCAAGGAATGGAAAGAAGGCCAGCAGATTATCACCGATCCGGTGGTGCTGGATGGCGATGGGAAAGGGGATTATGTCTCTCTGGATGCCATGGCCTCCGATCTGATTAACAGCAAGATTCCGGCCCAGTATCGCAGCGACCCGCGCCTGGTTGTGCTGGTTGGCTCTGACCTGGTGGCGGCGGAGTCGTTCCGGCTGTATCAGAAGGCGGACAGGCCCACGGAGAAAATCGCGGCGCAGCTGCTGTCGGACAGTATCGCCGGGCGTACGGCGTATGTACCTCCGTTTATGCCGGGCAAGCGCATGATCGTGACCACGCTGCCGAATCTCCATATTTATACCCAGCGTGGTACCCGCCAGCGTAAGGCGGAGTTTGTTGAAGATCGTAAGCAGTACGAAAACAAATACCTGCGCAATGAAGGCTACGCCGTGGAATACCCGGAGTTATACGCCGCAATTGATGAAAGCGCAGTGACTATCGGCGCCCCGGTGCCGCCGCCGGAGGAATAA
- a CDS encoding GPO family capsid scaffolding protein, whose amino-acid sequence MSGSQLATNWICIAAAGDTVDGREIKEQWINDAVELYSPNLYTALLWPEHSRNYGNMGEVLELMKQRDEEGVLKLYARLCPNISLIEANMKGQLIFLSAEFTPDGNFRNTGKTYLEGLGVTDSPASVSTTRLRFSRNKGRRYGAYKPVVFDEVREIKREKDMAAKKKSWRHLFNIEEPQNDPATDPQDDNGDSGDEKLAALAQALSALEERVTKLESSQEQTDQAVEDVQSDVDTVKDAVDNADFATLVKNAPRLVKAFGKLDEKITTLPERKFNKTKKGFNFL is encoded by the coding sequence ATGTCAGGCTCTCAACTGGCAACCAACTGGATTTGTATAGCCGCTGCGGGGGATACGGTAGACGGGAGGGAAATAAAAGAACAGTGGATAAATGACGCTGTGGAGTTATATAGCCCCAACTTATATACCGCGTTGCTGTGGCCGGAGCATTCCCGAAACTATGGAAATATGGGGGAAGTGCTGGAGCTAATGAAGCAACGCGATGAAGAGGGAGTGCTGAAACTCTATGCGCGTCTTTGCCCCAATATTTCGCTGATTGAAGCCAATATGAAAGGGCAGTTAATTTTTTTATCTGCTGAGTTTACGCCGGACGGGAATTTTCGCAATACGGGGAAAACCTATCTTGAAGGACTGGGGGTAACGGATAGCCCGGCCAGCGTAAGTACCACTCGCCTGCGGTTCAGCCGCAATAAAGGGAGACGCTACGGAGCATATAAGCCCGTGGTGTTTGATGAAGTAAGGGAAATTAAAAGGGAAAAGGATATGGCAGCAAAGAAAAAAAGCTGGCGCCACCTGTTCAATATTGAAGAGCCGCAGAACGATCCGGCAACTGACCCGCAGGACGATAACGGAGATTCCGGCGATGAAAAACTGGCGGCCCTGGCTCAGGCACTGTCTGCGCTGGAAGAGCGTGTCACCAAACTGGAGTCCAGCCAGGAGCAGACCGATCAGGCCGTTGAGGATGTGCAGTCCGATGTTGATACCGTTAAAGACGCGGTTGATAACGCCGACTTTGCAACTCTGGTCAAGAACGCGCCCCGACTGGTTAAGGCATTCGGCAAGCTGGATGAAAAGATTACCACGCTGCCGGAGCGGAAATTTAATAAGACCAAAAAAGGTTTTAATTTCCTCTGA
- a CDS encoding terminase large subunit domain-containing protein produces MAKYSEELKGVARALYLKRYTPQEIATELNLPNRRIVYYWAEKYKWSELLSHESTEEALNRRIQCLTLREGKSDLELKELDNLVGHLVKLRAQTNKHKEKLAQARESSGDTGRHDGDEKPRKRGKYKKNDISHLTKEDFDKFSEEHFFGYQKHLRANLSQQIRNILKSRQIGATWYFSIEAFEDAVLSGDPQIFLSASKAQAEVFRSYIVNIAEQYFGVTLTGNPIRLSNGAEMRFLSTNKNTAQSYSGHLYCDEYFWVPNFAKLNEVASAMATHDKWRTTYFSTPSSKTHQAYPFWTGEEWKRGSKKRARVAFPSFDELRDGGRLCPDGQWRYVITLVDAIAGGFNLASIDKLRNRYNPDTFNMLYMCVFVDSKDSVFSFADVERCCTDPATWQDHDPTAARPFGNREVWAGYDPARSGDTSTFVIVAPPLYPGEKFRVLRVEHWQGVNWAYQAAQIKKLFSQYNMTYIGVDITGLGSGVFEKIQNFAIRQATAIRYGVETKNRLVMKMIDVVESQRLEWDKDKTEIAASFMAIRKTATSSGNAMTFVADRSAETGHADSFFAISHAIDNEPLDYQHKRKSTWAIQKAA; encoded by the coding sequence ATGGCTAAATACAGTGAAGAATTAAAAGGTGTGGCGCGGGCGCTGTATCTGAAACGATATACCCCGCAGGAAATTGCCACAGAATTAAATCTGCCGAACAGGCGGATCGTTTACTACTGGGCGGAAAAATATAAATGGTCTGAATTACTCAGCCATGAATCCACAGAGGAAGCACTGAACCGGCGCATTCAGTGTTTAACCCTGCGCGAAGGAAAAAGCGATCTTGAATTAAAGGAACTGGATAACCTGGTCGGCCATCTTGTGAAGCTGCGCGCCCAGACCAATAAGCACAAGGAAAAGCTGGCGCAGGCACGGGAATCATCCGGCGATACCGGACGCCATGATGGCGACGAAAAGCCCCGCAAACGCGGCAAATACAAAAAGAACGACATCAGCCACTTAACGAAAGAGGATTTCGATAAGTTCTCGGAAGAGCACTTTTTCGGGTATCAGAAGCACCTGCGCGCCAATCTGTCGCAGCAGATCCGCAATATTTTGAAGAGCCGACAGATAGGCGCGACCTGGTATTTCTCTATTGAGGCCTTCGAAGATGCCGTGCTGTCCGGTGACCCGCAGATATTCCTGTCAGCCTCAAAGGCCCAGGCGGAGGTATTCCGGTCTTATATCGTCAACATTGCAGAGCAATATTTCGGCGTAACCCTGACTGGTAACCCGATCCGACTGTCAAACGGCGCAGAGATGCGCTTTCTGTCAACCAACAAGAACACCGCCCAGAGCTACAGCGGCCACCTGTACTGTGATGAATATTTCTGGGTACCTAACTTCGCGAAGCTTAACGAAGTGGCCAGCGCCATGGCCACACATGATAAGTGGCGCACCACCTACTTTTCCACGCCATCCAGCAAGACCCACCAGGCTTACCCTTTCTGGACGGGCGAAGAATGGAAGCGCGGCAGCAAGAAACGCGCACGGGTGGCGTTCCCGTCATTCGACGAGCTGCGCGACGGCGGGCGGCTGTGCCCGGATGGCCAGTGGCGCTATGTCATTACTCTGGTCGATGCCATCGCCGGAGGCTTTAACCTGGCCAGCATCGACAAGCTGCGCAACCGCTACAACCCCGACACGTTCAACATGCTGTATATGTGCGTCTTTGTGGACAGCAAAGACAGCGTATTCAGCTTCGCGGACGTTGAGCGTTGCTGTACTGACCCGGCCACCTGGCAGGATCACGACCCCACCGCAGCGCGACCATTCGGCAATCGTGAAGTGTGGGCAGGTTATGACCCGGCCCGCAGCGGTGACACCAGCACCTTTGTGATTGTCGCCCCGCCGCTTTACCCCGGCGAAAAATTCCGGGTGCTGCGCGTCGAGCACTGGCAGGGGGTGAACTGGGCATATCAGGCCGCACAGATTAAGAAGCTGTTCAGCCAGTACAACATGACGTATATCGGCGTTGATATTACCGGCCTGGGCAGCGGCGTCTTTGAGAAAATCCAGAACTTTGCCATTCGCCAGGCAACAGCCATCCGCTACGGCGTCGAAACCAAAAACCGGCTGGTGATGAAGATGATCGACGTGGTGGAGAGCCAGCGCCTGGAGTGGGACAAGGACAAAACCGAAATAGCGGCCAGCTTTATGGCAATACGCAAAACGGCGACAAGCAGCGGCAACGCCATGACATTTGTTGCAGATCGCAGCGCCGAAACCGGCCACGCGGACAGCTTTTTTGCCATCTCACACGCAATTGATAACGAGCCGCTGGACTACCAGCACAAACGCAAATCCACCTGGGCAATACAGAAGGCAGCATGA
- a CDS encoding phage portal protein — MKKRKYHAGKRGPTSPARKMSIITLGKPEPILTTGTNYSDVWYDNEAEHWTLPIDRLALAQLVNLNAQHGGVLYARRNMVAADYQGGGLTHEELKAAIFDYLVFGDIALVKIRNGWGEVVGLAPMPALYTRIRKSGEFAVLQEGEPLIYPPEDVIFLKQYDPQQGIYGLPDYISGIHSALLNGEATIFRRRYYHNGAHTGGIIYSNDENMTDEVEQEIIGKLEQSKGIGNFSTMFVNIPKGNPEGIKFIPIGDISAKDEFQNVKSISAQDVLTAHRFPAGMAGIIPTNGSIMGDIEKISRTYQRAEVAPIQNLFKAAVKDDREIPPHLWLNFPDSSGSGDE, encoded by the coding sequence ATGAAAAAACGGAAATATCACGCAGGGAAGCGCGGGCCGACCAGTCCGGCGCGCAAAATGAGCATTATCACCCTGGGCAAACCTGAGCCGATCCTGACCACCGGCACCAATTATAGCGATGTCTGGTACGACAACGAGGCGGAGCACTGGACGCTACCCATTGACCGCCTGGCGCTGGCGCAACTGGTTAACCTCAACGCCCAGCACGGCGGCGTGTTGTACGCCCGCCGAAATATGGTGGCAGCAGACTATCAGGGAGGCGGCCTGACGCATGAAGAACTGAAAGCGGCCATTTTTGACTATCTGGTATTTGGCGATATCGCCCTGGTTAAAATCCGCAACGGCTGGGGTGAAGTCGTGGGACTGGCCCCCATGCCTGCCCTGTACACCCGAATCCGTAAAAGTGGAGAATTCGCCGTTCTACAGGAAGGCGAGCCGCTGATTTATCCGCCGGAAGATGTCATTTTCCTGAAGCAGTACGATCCGCAGCAGGGCATTTACGGCCTGCCAGACTACATCAGCGGAATTCACTCCGCCCTGTTAAACGGTGAAGCGACCATTTTCCGCCGCCGCTATTACCATAACGGTGCCCATACCGGCGGCATTATCTATTCCAATGATGAAAATATGACGGATGAAGTGGAGCAGGAAATTATTGGTAAGCTGGAACAGTCAAAAGGGATTGGCAACTTTTCAACCATGTTCGTTAACATCCCCAAAGGCAACCCGGAGGGAATCAAATTTATTCCCATTGGTGATATCAGCGCCAAAGATGAATTTCAGAACGTAAAAAGCATCAGCGCCCAGGACGTATTAACCGCGCACCGATTCCCGGCAGGGATGGCGGGCATTATCCCGACCAACGGATCGATAATGGGAGATATTGAAAAAATCAGCAGAACCTACCAGAGAGCGGAGGTTGCCCCCATTCAGAACCTGTTCAAAGCCGCCGTGAAAGACGATCGGGAAATTCCGCCACATTTATGGCTAAATTTCCCGGATAGTTCCGGGTCTGGGGATGAATAA
- a CDS encoding ogr/Delta-like zinc finger family protein: MRHKKLKSGGHLSPGAINMRVMKIQCPECGENAIIKKTARKHRELSDLYCACTDVECGHTFVMNVTFSHTISPSAKNKEKLLKSLVDNIQSDDRQILLDLLQKSA, from the coding sequence ATGCGCCATAAAAAGCTAAAATCCGGGGGTCACCTTTCCCCCGGAGCTATTAACATGCGCGTAATGAAAATACAGTGCCCTGAATGTGGTGAAAACGCCATCATAAAAAAGACTGCCCGCAAACATCGCGAATTATCAGACCTGTATTGCGCCTGCACTGACGTGGAGTGTGGTCACACATTTGTTATGAATGTAACGTTTTCGCATACCATCAGCCCCAGCGCCAAAAATAAAGAAAAGCTGCTAAAAAGCCTGGTCGATAATATACAGAGTGACGATCGTCAGATACTGCTGGACCTGCTGCAAAAATCCGCCTGA
- a CDS encoding replication endonuclease, with protein sequence MDSNGKHHTVNAWRREHFAPGIPRDVTITERRLWQVNPADHAWRSQYIHEIPDWLAGYFGNRYEKLHQGTGGRRRANTFLRKTIGQNVLPRLRKVTAHYAYTPEVIDLPFGKALERLPTLGRREIKRLANQVSTWAAQALCDFTDTEFKGAATSAAEMHRRTLAAYRHLCGLAQLLNITPPYQAEYSASDYLPGPKAESGILRMMAPDWWAIKLKRQRDIQREHMAIAVGQVQKAASAYVSRATLGEWVEQKRRNTEFFKKFDLINEDGQRIALADMVYGSVANPAIRRCELMVRMRGFEDMANEMNLAGEFYTITAPSRFHSVHSRGGFVSQWNGASPRDTQKYLCGVWSKARAALSRAGIHVFGFRVVEPHHDGTPHWHMLLFMRPQDVEAVRDILCYHARIADSEELQTPKALKARFHVEPIDPEKGSATGYIAKYISKNIDGFQLDGEKDGETGESLRDMAKAVSAWASRWRIRQFQQIGGAPVTVWRELRRLRDKTLPDGRMDAVLAAADVGDWAAYTMHQGGPLVARRDLVVRLAYEITACGNEYAEDVQRVQGVYSPLISGSEVATRLVRWEKVPKLAEASAEAGFSGGAAAPWSSVNNCTEGTRRRLKLALKKRGVEATARDIQVLTSGGALDIGAGGRLVYRNGRLIEQRDDPLAQCWPGWGEKK encoded by the coding sequence ATGGATTCTAATGGCAAACACCATACCGTCAATGCCTGGCGGCGTGAGCATTTCGCGCCAGGCATTCCCCGCGATGTAACCATCACAGAGCGCCGGTTGTGGCAGGTGAACCCTGCCGATCATGCCTGGCGCTCTCAGTATATCCACGAGATACCCGACTGGCTGGCCGGGTATTTTGGAAACCGATACGAAAAATTGCACCAGGGCACTGGCGGCCGCCGCCGTGCCAATACATTTTTGCGCAAAACTATTGGCCAGAATGTATTGCCACGCCTGCGGAAAGTCACGGCGCACTATGCATACACACCTGAAGTTATCGATCTCCCCTTTGGTAAGGCGCTGGAACGTCTGCCCACGCTGGGCCGCCGGGAAATAAAGCGACTGGCTAATCAGGTGTCCACCTGGGCGGCTCAGGCGCTTTGTGATTTCACCGATACCGAATTTAAGGGCGCTGCAACCAGTGCAGCAGAGATGCACCGCCGTACCCTGGCGGCTTATCGGCACCTGTGCGGCCTGGCGCAGCTGCTGAACATCACCCCGCCATACCAGGCCGAGTATTCCGCCAGTGATTATCTGCCTGGGCCCAAAGCTGAATCCGGCATTTTGCGCATGATGGCGCCCGACTGGTGGGCCATCAAGCTGAAGCGCCAGCGCGATATCCAGCGGGAGCATATGGCCATTGCGGTGGGGCAGGTGCAGAAGGCGGCCAGCGCTTATGTCTCCCGCGCCACTCTGGGGGAATGGGTAGAGCAGAAGCGCCGCAACACTGAGTTTTTTAAGAAGTTCGATCTCATTAATGAAGATGGCCAGCGCATTGCACTGGCCGACATGGTTTATGGCAGCGTCGCCAATCCGGCGATCCGGCGCTGCGAACTGATGGTACGCATGAGGGGGTTTGAAGATATGGCCAACGAAATGAATCTGGCCGGTGAGTTTTATACAATTACCGCGCCGTCGCGCTTTCACTCCGTGCACAGCCGCGGCGGTTTTGTCAGTCAGTGGAACGGGGCCAGCCCCAGAGATACGCAAAAATATCTGTGCGGCGTCTGGTCGAAAGCCCGCGCTGCATTATCCCGCGCCGGTATTCACGTTTTTGGCTTCCGGGTGGTGGAGCCTCACCACGACGGGACGCCGCACTGGCACATGCTGCTATTTATGCGCCCGCAGGACGTGGAGGCAGTGCGCGATATCCTGTGTTATCACGCCCGCATTGCTGATTCTGAAGAGTTGCAGACCCCGAAGGCGCTGAAGGCGCGCTTTCATGTTGAGCCTATCGATCCCGAGAAGGGCAGCGCCACGGGCTACATCGCTAAATACATTTCAAAGAATATCGACGGCTTCCAGTTGGATGGCGAGAAGGACGGGGAAACCGGTGAGAGTCTGCGCGACATGGCTAAAGCCGTATCGGCCTGGGCTTCCCGCTGGCGCATCCGTCAGTTTCAGCAGATTGGTGGTGCGCCGGTGACAGTATGGCGGGAGCTGCGGCGCCTGCGTGATAAGACGCTACCGGATGGCCGCATGGATGCCGTGCTGGCCGCCGCCGATGTGGGCGACTGGGCAGCATACACCATGCACCAGGGCGGCCCGCTGGTCGCCCGCCGGGATCTGGTGGTACGCCTGGCGTATGAAATTACCGCCTGTGGCAATGAGTATGCCGAAGACGTCCAGCGCGTGCAGGGGGTTTATTCTCCGCTGATCTCCGGCTCCGAAGTGGCCACCCGGCTGGTACGGTGGGAAAAGGTTCCCAAACTGGCCGAAGCGTCAGCGGAGGCGGGTTTTTCTGGCGGCGCAGCCGCCCCTTGGAGTTCTGTCAATAACTGTACGGAGGGAACCCGGAGACGGTTAAAACTGGCGTTGAAAAAACGGGGGGTGGAGGCCACCGCCAGGGATATTCAGGTGCTGACCAGCGGCGGGGCGCTGGATATTGGCGCCGGTGGCCGCCTGGTGTACCGGAACGGGCGGCTGATAGAGCAGCGTGATGATCCCCTGGCGCAGTGCTGGCCGGGTTGGGGTGAAAAAAAGTAG
- a CDS encoding DNA adenine methylase gives MKKIIKSPLKWVGSKSRLMPQLLPNLPAGKRLVEPFAGSCAVMMNTDYDEYLIADVNPDLIAFYRAVAADPIDLIDRARHLFETFNSADGYYDSRFSFNHDSDLEWRAALFLYLNRHCYGGVCRYNKRGHFNTPYGQYQKPYFPEAEIRAFAEKAKRATFVCASYEETLGMVRAGDVVYCDPPYIPVTPTASFTQYHTDGFTQDDQWRLAHELKKVAAAGIPVIASNSNTTQALSLYSSFQVRELSSQRSIGAARGGISTVNEILAILSNPLPEPKKTVEKGVFA, from the coding sequence ATGAAAAAAATCATCAAATCCCCGCTTAAATGGGTAGGCAGTAAATCCCGCCTTATGCCGCAGCTTCTGCCGAATCTTCCTGCCGGTAAACGCCTGGTGGAACCCTTCGCGGGCTCCTGCGCGGTCATGATGAATACGGATTATGACGAGTATCTGATCGCTGATGTGAATCCAGACCTAATCGCATTTTATCGGGCTGTGGCTGCCGACCCTATTGATCTAATTGACAGGGCCAGACACTTGTTTGAAACATTTAATAGTGCTGATGGTTATTACGATAGTCGCTTCTCCTTTAACCATGACTCTGATCTGGAGTGGCGTGCCGCGCTTTTCCTGTATCTGAATCGCCATTGCTACGGCGGCGTGTGCCGCTATAACAAGCGCGGCCATTTCAATACGCCATACGGGCAATACCAGAAACCTTACTTCCCTGAAGCGGAAATTCGCGCTTTTGCGGAGAAGGCCAAACGGGCAACTTTCGTTTGCGCCAGCTATGAAGAAACGCTGGGCATGGTGCGGGCCGGTGATGTGGTGTACTGCGATCCGCCATACATACCTGTAACCCCTACGGCCAGCTTTACCCAGTATCACACCGATGGTTTTACCCAGGACGATCAGTGGCGTCTGGCTCATGAGCTTAAAAAGGTGGCTGCCGCCGGGATTCCTGTTATCGCCTCTAACAGTAATACCACTCAGGCTCTTTCGCTGTATTCGTCGTTTCAGGTGCGGGAATTATCCTCGCAACGCAGCATTGGCGCCGCCCGTGGGGGAATCAGCACGGTTAATGAGATTCTGGCGATACTGTCCAACCCGCTACCAGAACCAAAGAAAACAGTAGAGAAGGGGGTGTTTGCATGA
- a CDS encoding DUF2732 family protein: MRMTRQDLPTANTGTDLLAMLARATREGKAAAADLCATRLEKLATYAVNEGLTSAEIIELIRHESEAINSKGGAAWN, translated from the coding sequence ATGAGAATGACACGACAGGATTTACCCACTGCGAACACAGGCACCGACCTGCTGGCCATGCTGGCCAGGGCTACCCGGGAGGGGAAGGCGGCCGCCGCTGATTTGTGCGCTACCCGTTTGGAGAAACTGGCCACCTACGCCGTAAACGAAGGCCTAACCTCCGCCGAAATCATCGAACTGATCCGCCATGAGTCAGAGGCCATTAACAGCAAAGGCGGTGCAGCATGGAACTGA